From Roseburia hominis, the proteins below share one genomic window:
- a CDS encoding ABC transporter permease, with protein MDNLITEFWKIKRYSVIKAGAAMMFLSVFMSYFYSTASTSVGWDFGYFVHQVIQQNCTYFFPVVMMLTASFIISRETTDDTLKSILTVPVTYKKLLIGKFEILFFLSIAFSLINAMLTVIMNLLLQFPGMTACSIMIATGRIIAANLLVYLSVLPLIIANTFLFGSSLIGVAVAFVYGYFATFEGSLLNWFPIKAAMILIDPYCGAEYDSVSYQVFPAVIVLILMMLCSVVLLNAFTRLEKLPNAKAKRMPKKAERKRGW; from the coding sequence ATGGATAATCTTATAACTGAATTTTGGAAAATAAAACGGTATTCTGTAATTAAGGCCGGAGCCGCTATGATGTTTCTCTCTGTATTTATGAGTTATTTCTACTCGACGGCCAGCACCTCTGTCGGTTGGGATTTTGGCTATTTTGTCCATCAGGTGATTCAGCAGAACTGTACTTATTTTTTCCCTGTGGTAATGATGCTGACGGCCTCTTTTATCATTTCGAGGGAAACAACGGATGATACACTGAAATCAATTTTAACGGTTCCTGTTACTTATAAAAAGCTGCTGATTGGGAAATTTGAGATTCTTTTTTTCCTCTCCATAGCGTTCAGCCTTATCAATGCTATGCTTACTGTTATTATGAATCTGCTCCTGCAATTTCCCGGCATGACTGCCTGCAGCATCATGATTGCAACGGGGCGGATTATCGCTGCAAATCTTTTGGTTTACCTTTCGGTGCTTCCGCTCATTATTGCCAATACGTTTCTTTTTGGCAGCAGTCTGATCGGTGTGGCAGTTGCGTTCGTATATGGTTACTTTGCAACCTTTGAGGGCTCCCTGCTGAACTGGTTCCCGATCAAGGCCGCAATGATTCTGATTGATCCGTATTGCGGTGCGGAATATGACAGTGTTTCTTATCAGGTTTTTCCCGCAGTCATCGTGTTAATTCTTATGATGCTGTGCTCCGTGGTGTTGTTAAATGCTTTTACACGTCTGGAAAAACTTCCCAATGCAAAAGCAAAAAGAATGCCCAAAAAAGCAGAGCGAAAAAGAGGCTGGTAA
- a CDS encoding ABC transporter permease, whose product MLNLIAGEFAKLKRKKIVPFIVLLSLMFPLIVVYTSKMGMGNDTSVEFLKGRFDLSYTMMLGYGLVFLEPCLLGILASILFFMERDNDTFKNLCVIPVTTSRLIAAKLSVVLFYGLFYTLCNFTFMTFFTWILNAGIIYDIGFKLAFSFIFGIGITIATLPVIVFIIYFNKSYLISTLLSFFYAILNWGVLSIVETNLSLVKIINLFPTLCLMNWSSKKMLGRMADRHLSEAAYLLFPSDIWAFVVLGITLVLSLLLMLRFYKKWTR is encoded by the coding sequence TTGCTTAACCTGATAGCCGGTGAATTTGCAAAACTGAAGCGCAAAAAGATTGTGCCTTTTATCGTTTTGCTGTCTCTGATGTTCCCTCTTATTGTGGTATACACTTCTAAAATGGGAATGGGGAATGATACGAGTGTGGAATTTTTAAAAGGGCGGTTCGATTTATCTTATACGATGATGCTTGGCTACGGCCTGGTTTTTTTGGAGCCTTGCCTGCTGGGTATTCTGGCCTCCATACTGTTCTTTATGGAGAGGGATAATGATACTTTTAAAAATCTGTGTGTGATTCCGGTTACCACATCGCGGCTGATTGCGGCAAAATTATCTGTCGTATTGTTCTATGGGCTTTTCTACACACTCTGCAACTTTACGTTTATGACTTTCTTTACATGGATTTTAAATGCGGGAATCATTTATGATATTGGATTCAAGCTGGCATTCAGTTTTATTTTTGGAATTGGTATTACAATTGCTACATTGCCTGTCATCGTATTCATTATTTATTTCAACAAATCCTATTTGATTTCCACGCTGCTTTCGTTTTTCTATGCGATTTTGAATTGGGGTGTTTTATCAATCGTTGAAACAAATTTATCACTTGTAAAGATAATCAATCTGTTCCCGACATTATGTTTGATGAACTGGAGCAGCAAAAAAATGTTAGGACGTATGGCAGACAGACATCTTTCAGAAGCAGCTTATTTATTGTTTCCCTCCGACATCTGGGCATTCGTTGTACTGGGGATAACGCTGGTTCTTTCGCTACTGCTCATGCTGCGCTTTTATAAAAAATGGACGAGGTGA
- a CDS encoding ABC transporter ATP-binding protein, producing the protein MSDYIIETRNLTKKYGDQESVSELNIHVRKGRIYGLLGRNGAGKTTTMRMLLGLTAPTSGEVRIFGRQIQGNEKKILPRIGSLIESPGFYPNLTATENLKIFAKLRGLDDGNYIKGALELVNLPYRDKKLFSQYSLGMKQRLAIALAVMHNPAVLILDEPINGLDPIGIAEVRSFIRELCDVSGKTILISSHILSEISLLADDIGIIDHGKLLEEESLAELEQKNRHYIHFTVSDSRQAAHLLETVFQTRIFKIKDKNNIQLMAVNLPVASITRCFVENGLEVSEAHLCEDTLEDYFKKVTGGEGIA; encoded by the coding sequence ATGAGCGATTACATCATTGAAACCCGGAACCTGACAAAAAAATATGGGGACCAGGAAAGTGTATCTGAGTTAAACATTCACGTTAGGAAAGGGCGTATTTATGGACTGCTTGGGAGAAATGGCGCCGGAAAAACCACAACGATGCGGATGCTTTTGGGGCTGACTGCACCGACATCCGGTGAAGTAAGGATTTTTGGGAGGCAGATACAGGGAAATGAAAAGAAGATTCTCCCCCGTATTGGCAGCCTGATTGAATCTCCGGGATTTTATCCAAATCTTACGGCTACAGAAAACCTTAAAATTTTTGCAAAATTGCGGGGACTGGATGACGGGAATTATATAAAGGGAGCCTTAGAGCTTGTGAATCTGCCGTATCGGGATAAAAAACTTTTTTCACAATATTCCCTTGGTATGAAACAGCGGCTGGCGATTGCCCTGGCAGTTATGCATAATCCGGCAGTATTGATTCTGGATGAGCCGATAAACGGCCTTGACCCTATCGGCATTGCAGAGGTGCGTTCTTTTATCCGGGAATTGTGCGATGTCAGCGGAAAGACCATTCTGATTTCCAGCCATATTCTTTCAGAAATTTCTTTGCTGGCGGACGATATTGGAATCATTGACCACGGCAAGCTGCTGGAGGAAGAAAGTCTTGCTGAACTGGAACAGAAAAACCGGCACTATATACACTTTACAGTATCGGACAGCAGGCAGGCCGCCCATCTGCTGGAGACTGTGTTCCAGACACGGATTTTCAAAATCAAGGATAAGAATAATATCCAGCTCATGGCGGTAAATCTGCCGGTTGCTTCTATTACCCGTTGTTTTGTGGAAAATGGTCTGGAAGTCTCCGAAGCGCACCTTTGTGAGGATACGCTTGAGGACTATTTTAAAAAGGTAACAGGGGGTGAAGGAATTGCTTAA
- a CDS encoding response regulator transcription factor, whose translation MKNKSILIVDDESDLLEMLQSIFERAGYTKIATASSGKEALGIFRNHQPDMIILDVMMPGMDGFTVLKEIRRISTVPVLMLTARGEADDKFSGFENGADDYLVKPFLPKELLLRVQAILNRSYPEKERIVYLDASTVDLDKAEVQRGNEIFSLTAKEFLLFEKLFENAGRIVTTGSLCETVCGEFWEGYENTLVTHIRHLREKIEGNPSKPVSLLNVKGLGYCLHLKEDKR comes from the coding sequence ATGAAAAACAAAAGCATTCTTATCGTTGATGATGAATCTGATCTTCTGGAAATGCTGCAGTCTATTTTTGAACGTGCCGGATATACAAAAATTGCCACTGCATCTTCTGGGAAAGAAGCACTGGGTATATTTCGGAACCATCAGCCTGATATGATAATCCTTGATGTAATGATGCCCGGGATGGACGGATTTACGGTCCTTAAGGAAATCCGCAGAATAAGCACTGTTCCTGTGCTGATGCTTACAGCCCGCGGGGAAGCTGATGATAAGTTTTCGGGATTTGAAAATGGTGCGGATGATTATCTGGTAAAACCTTTCCTGCCCAAAGAACTCCTCCTCCGTGTACAGGCAATCTTAAACCGATCCTATCCGGAAAAGGAAAGAATCGTATATCTGGACGCATCCACTGTTGATCTGGATAAAGCGGAAGTTCAGCGCGGCAATGAAATATTTTCATTGACCGCAAAAGAGTTCCTGTTGTTTGAAAAACTATTTGAAAATGCCGGAAGGATCGTAACCACAGGCTCCCTTTGCGAAACAGTCTGCGGAGAATTTTGGGAAGGTTATGAAAATACACTGGTAACACATATCCGGCATTTAAGAGAAAAGATAGAGGGCAATCCTTCGAAGCCTGTTTCACTTTTAAATGTAAAAGGGCTTGGATATTGCCTTCACCTTAAGGAGGACAAACGATGA
- a CDS encoding HAMP domain-containing sensor histidine kinase gives MKQVDSFFRRYILSTLGILILFLVVNVVLVGLFLLTAHLNGVKDPVFPIEHFASLIEKKDDIIAADSEVQDILTQTDTWAMLLDENGTVIWQNSLPKGLPLEYSATDIAIFSKWYLDDYPVKVWKHPDGLLVIGFQPGTRVHYYFSMKADYLYAAILGIICALIINICVMVILFIRNTRKVEVAMRPIMDGIHKLSQGKAFHLEEKGGLAEINAGLNHAGAYLIKKDNTRAEWIRGISHDIRTPLSIILGYSSEIEDTPDLPAATRRQAGIIRKQSEKLRSLVADLNLTTKLEYSMQPIHIQALNPFELARQVISEFFNSGLSKMYGLNYSEADSDTVKPIYGDVSLLNRMLHNLIQNSITHNPKGCQISVSAKIDNGTCIFCVTDSGCGIKESYLSLLNNDTSIPSSQEETDEAEHGLGLKIVRQIVKVHQGAIQFSNVLPHGLKVEIHLPEKLNK, from the coding sequence ATGAAACAGGTAGATAGTTTTTTTCGGCGCTATATCCTTTCTACCCTGGGGATTTTAATATTGTTTCTTGTTGTCAATGTCGTGCTGGTCGGTCTGTTTCTTCTCACTGCACATTTGAATGGCGTGAAAGATCCCGTTTTCCCCATAGAGCATTTCGCCTCTTTGATCGAAAAAAAAGACGATATCATAGCAGCCGATTCTGAAGTACAGGATATTTTGACACAGACAGATACATGGGCCATGCTTTTAGATGAAAATGGGACTGTAATCTGGCAAAACAGTTTGCCAAAAGGACTCCCTCTTGAATATTCCGCAACGGATATCGCAATATTCAGTAAATGGTATCTTGATGACTATCCTGTGAAAGTCTGGAAACATCCCGACGGGCTATTAGTCATCGGCTTTCAGCCCGGCACAAGGGTCCATTACTATTTTTCAATGAAAGCGGACTATCTTTATGCTGCGATTTTAGGTATTATCTGTGCCCTGATCATTAACATCTGTGTAATGGTCATTCTGTTCATACGAAATACCAGAAAAGTCGAAGTAGCCATGAGACCGATTATGGATGGAATCCATAAACTTTCCCAGGGGAAGGCATTCCATCTGGAAGAGAAAGGAGGGCTTGCAGAAATCAATGCAGGGCTGAACCATGCCGGAGCCTATCTTATAAAAAAAGATAATACACGGGCTGAGTGGATTCGCGGAATATCCCATGATATCCGGACGCCTCTTTCTATCATTTTAGGTTACTCCAGCGAAATTGAAGATACCCCTGACTTACCTGCGGCAACAAGAAGGCAGGCTGGTATCATCCGGAAACAGAGTGAGAAACTCCGTTCACTGGTTGCAGACCTGAATTTAACAACAAAACTGGAATATTCCATGCAGCCGATCCACATACAGGCTTTGAATCCGTTTGAGCTTGCCCGACAGGTCATAAGTGAATTTTTCAATAGCGGGCTGTCAAAAATGTATGGATTGAATTATTCTGAAGCAGATTCTGATACAGTAAAACCTATATATGGAGATGTTTCTCTACTCAACCGGATGCTCCACAATCTGATACAGAATAGCATTACACATAACCCAAAAGGCTGTCAGATATCTGTTTCTGCCAAAATAGACAACGGAACCTGTATATTCTGCGTCACGGACTCCGGCTGTGGAATAAAAGAATCTTATCTGTCGCTGCTAAATAACGATACCAGCATCCCAAGTTCACAGGAAGAAACGGACGAAGCCGAGCATGGATTAGGGCTTAAAATAGTGCGGCAGATTGTAAAAGTGCATCAAGGAGCAATCCAATTTTCAAATGTCTTACCACATGGCTTAAAAGTCGAAATCCATTTACCAGAAAAACTCAATAAATAA
- a CDS encoding GNAT family N-acetyltransferase — MKEYRYIKLIDEPALMDAAATWFHSKWGVPREAYFECMEAYLKGLTEYGWYLCLDEDKIIAGLGVVENDFHDRKDLAPNVCAVYTEKEYRNMEIAGQLLRLVVEDMKNKGITPVYLITDHTSFYERYGWEFLCMVQGDGEEEKTRMYIHR, encoded by the coding sequence ATGAAAGAATATAGATATATTAAGCTGATAGATGAGCCAGCTCTTATGGATGCTGCAGCTACATGGTTTCATAGTAAATGGGGTGTGCCACGAGAAGCATATTTTGAGTGTATGGAAGCTTATCTGAAAGGTTTAACGGAGTATGGCTGGTATCTTTGTTTAGATGAGGATAAAATAATTGCTGGTTTGGGAGTGGTTGAGAATGATTTCCATGACAGAAAAGATCTTGCCCCTAATGTTTGTGCGGTATATACAGAGAAAGAATATCGGAATATGGAGATAGCAGGGCAGTTGCTAAGGCTTGTTGTAGAAGATATGAAAAATAAGGGAATAACACCTGTTTATTTGATTACAGATCATACATCATTCTATGAACGTTATGGTTGGGAATTTTTATGTATGGTTCAAGGTGATGGAGAAGAAGAAAAAACAAGAATGTATATTCATAGATAA
- a CDS encoding DUF1062 domain-containing protein, whose amino-acid sequence MRIDTIKVYHRCGGCGKKQVFINTGKFRVNANGSRVDVWLIYRCTKCKHSWNLAVYERKKSAKIISDEYKRFFENDSELAYKYGNDIAFLKRNHAEFK is encoded by the coding sequence ATGCGAATAGATACAATAAAAGTATATCACCGCTGCGGGGGGTGTGGAAAAAAGCAAGTATTCATAAATACAGGTAAATTTAGAGTGAATGCCAATGGGAGCCGTGTTGATGTATGGCTCATATACAGATGCACAAAATGTAAGCATTCATGGAATCTTGCTGTTTATGAAAGGAAAAAGTCTGCAAAAATCATATCGGATGAGTATAAGCGCTTCTTTGAAAACGATTCTGAACTTGCTTATAAATATGGAAATGATATAGCGTTTTTAAAAAGAAATCATGCTGAATTTAAGTGA
- a CDS encoding CD3324 family protein, with amino-acid sequence MGYVRAEEILPHELIETIQQYVSGKSIYIPCREKKDWGSQTKTKQYYESRNDEIRQKHMSGVSIAGLAEEYSLSQKSIQRILRTSNDTTDSRRCE; translated from the coding sequence ATGGGCTATGTTAGGGCAGAGGAGATTCTGCCACACGAATTAATAGAAACTATTCAGCAATATGTCAGTGGAAAAAGCATATACATTCCATGTAGAGAGAAAAAGGATTGGGGTAGCCAGACCAAAACAAAGCAGTATTATGAGTCAAGAAACGATGAAATACGTCAAAAACATATGAGTGGAGTTTCCATAGCAGGCCTTGCAGAAGAGTATTCCTTATCCCAAAAGAGCATCCAAAGAATCTTAAGAACGAGTAATGATACGACAGATTCAAGAAGATGCGAATAG
- a CDS encoding GNAT family N-acetyltransferase: MIREANQEDLLEVLNLYLYLHEENVPEQSEHLSVIWNQIIADKNHHLIVKAIDGKIVSSCVCVIIPNLTRNIRPYAFVENVVTHADYRGHGYATECLNYAKTIAENNNCYKMMLLTGSKEQKTLEFYKNAGYNCTDKTAFIQWLDM; encoded by the coding sequence ATGATTCGTGAAGCGAACCAGGAAGATTTGCTGGAAGTGTTGAATTTATATTTGTATTTGCATGAAGAGAATGTTCCGGAACAGTCAGAACATTTATCGGTCATTTGGAATCAAATTATAGCAGATAAAAATCATCATCTTATTGTGAAGGCTATCGACGGAAAGATTGTTTCTTCGTGCGTTTGTGTGATTATTCCAAACTTAACAAGAAACATACGTCCGTATGCGTTTGTGGAAAATGTTGTTACTCATGCAGACTATAGAGGGCATGGTTATGCCACGGAATGCTTAAATTATGCAAAAACCATAGCTGAAAATAATAATTGCTACAAGATGATGCTGCTTACAGGTTCAAAAGAACAAAAGACGTTAGAATTTTATAAAAATGCAGGATATAACTGTACAGATAAAACAGCTTTTATTCAATGGTTAGATATGTAG
- a CDS encoding inorganic pyrophosphatase has protein sequence MIGEIVKVIVDRPLGSYHPEHKDLYYPVNYGYIEGIMAPDGEEQDAYIIGVNEAVKEFTGKIIAIVHRLDDVEEKWVVAPENLSFSEKEIMEQIKFQEQYFKSEIRM, from the coding sequence ATGATTGGAGAGATTGTAAAAGTCATCGTTGACAGACCGCTTGGAAGTTATCATCCAGAACATAAAGACCTGTATTATCCTGTTAACTACGGATATATCGAAGGCATTATGGCTCCGGATGGTGAGGAGCAGGATGCTTATATCATTGGTGTAAATGAAGCTGTTAAAGAATTTACAGGAAAGATTATTGCGATTGTACATCGGTTGGATGATGTTGAAGAAAAATGGGTGGTTGCACCTGAAAATCTTTCTTTTAGTGAGAAGGAAATCATGGAGCAGATAAAGTTTCAGGAACAGTATTTTAAGTCGGAAATCAGAATGTAA
- a CDS encoding DUF6431 domain-containing protein — protein MDGFRPELQTCPCCGAKGACSVHAYYERSLADFVGGKPVWHSLCILRLVCSCGHTHAILPDFIIPYSSYGLFFILRVLAEYFLRLASVEKICARFCINQNQLYHWLSLFKKQKEEWLGLLSSRESSGLSFLKGLFRMPAYSGFASGFVRRFSVSFLQSHRNPAAYCQQQFGP, from the coding sequence ATGGACGGTTTCCGGCCTGAACTACAGACCTGCCCCTGTTGTGGGGCAAAGGGAGCTTGTTCCGTCCATGCCTATTATGAACGTTCCCTGGCTGATTTCGTTGGTGGAAAGCCTGTCTGGCACAGCCTCTGTATCCTGCGCCTTGTCTGTTCCTGCGGCCATACCCATGCCATCCTTCCGGATTTCATCATCCCTTATTCCTCCTACGGCCTTTTCTTTATCCTCCGTGTCCTGGCGGAATATTTCCTTCGGCTTGCTTCCGTAGAAAAAATCTGCGCACGCTTCTGTATTAACCAAAACCAGCTCTACCATTGGCTTTCCCTGTTCAAAAAGCAGAAGGAAGAGTGGCTGGGCCTTCTCTCTTCCAGGGAGTCCTCCGGCCTCTCTTTCCTGAAAGGCCTTTTTCGGATGCCCGCTTATTCCGGCTTTGCATCCGGTTTTGTCCGCCGCTTCTCTGTCTCCTTCCTCCAGTCCCACAGAAATCCGGCGGCTTACTGCCAACAGCAGTTCGGCCCCTGA
- a CDS encoding DDE-type integrase/transposase/recombinase, protein MHYNTKNFSDASAMAQFRLALIAPVIHGLYPDASRNAYYQRVTEKPLTLPDGSVFQYSPKTLSKWASLYQNGGIDALMPRERSDKGSTRALPDTAIEEIYRLKEAFPRLNATQIHRHLVEEAFIPASVSVCAVQRFVKKHDLKSARNPSMRDRKAFEEDAFGKMWQADTCYLPYITEGGQRRRVYCIMIIDDHSRFLVGGGLFYNDNAYNFQKVLKNAVASHGIPAKLYVDNGCSYSNEQLSLICGSIGTVLLHTKVRDGASKAKIERQFRTFKETWLYTLDMDSITSLAQFNSLLRDYIRTYNTSMHSGIGCTPMERYQKTRCAIQMPKSREWLEECFLNRINRKVNKDSTVSIDKVSYDVPMQFISSKVEIRFLPDDMSSAYILYEGEHYPIRPTDKNENCRTKRNNTPSIDYSKIGGAC, encoded by the coding sequence ATGCATTACAACACCAAAAACTTTTCAGACGCATCTGCTATGGCACAGTTCCGGCTCGCACTCATTGCACCGGTCATCCATGGCCTTTATCCGGATGCGTCCAGAAACGCCTATTACCAGCGGGTAACGGAAAAACCCCTCACCCTGCCTGACGGCTCTGTATTCCAGTACAGCCCCAAGACCCTCAGCAAGTGGGCCTCTCTTTACCAGAATGGCGGCATTGACGCGCTCATGCCCCGGGAACGTTCCGACAAAGGCTCCACACGCGCCTTGCCGGACACGGCCATTGAAGAGATCTACCGGCTGAAAGAGGCTTTCCCACGCTTAAACGCAACCCAGATCCACCGCCATCTTGTGGAGGAAGCTTTTATCCCCGCCTCTGTCAGCGTCTGCGCCGTCCAGCGCTTCGTGAAAAAGCATGACCTGAAGTCGGCGCGCAATCCATCTATGAGGGACAGGAAAGCTTTTGAGGAAGATGCCTTTGGGAAAATGTGGCAGGCGGATACCTGTTACCTCCCTTATATCACGGAAGGCGGGCAGCGCAGGAGGGTTTACTGCATTATGATCATTGATGACCACTCGCGTTTCCTGGTGGGCGGCGGCCTTTTTTATAACGATAACGCCTATAACTTCCAGAAAGTTTTAAAAAACGCAGTTGCCTCCCACGGCATTCCGGCGAAACTCTATGTCGACAATGGCTGCAGCTACTCAAATGAACAGCTCTCCCTGATCTGCGGCTCCATCGGCACGGTCCTCCTTCATACAAAAGTGCGGGACGGCGCCAGCAAGGCCAAGATCGAACGCCAGTTCAGGACATTCAAGGAGACCTGGCTTTATACGCTGGACATGGATTCCATCACGTCCCTGGCACAGTTCAATTCCCTCCTGCGGGACTATATCCGCACCTACAATACTTCCATGCATTCCGGCATCGGCTGTACCCCCATGGAACGTTACCAGAAGACGCGCTGTGCCATACAGATGCCAAAGTCCAGGGAATGGCTGGAGGAATGTTTCTTAAACCGCATCAACAGGAAGGTGAATAAGGATTCCACTGTCTCCATCGACAAGGTCTCCTATGACGTCCCCATGCAGTTCATCTCATCCAAAGTTGAGATCCGCTTCCTTCCCGACGATATGTCCTCTGCCTACATCCTTTATGAGGGGGAGCATTATCCCATCCGGCCGACAGATAAAAATGAAAACTGCAGGACAAAACGTAACAACACCCCTTCTATTGATTATTCAAAGATAGGAGGTGCCTGCTGA
- a CDS encoding AAA family ATPase translates to MFRTYYGLAFNPFDKQMASEKDRFLSKDISEMLSRLDYLKDTRGIGLFTARPGMGKSFALRCFAKSLNPNLYHMEYLCLSTVSVMEFYRQFCSTLGIEPKGGKPGMFRAIQEQVLYLYREKKQPLLLAIDEAQYLSTGILEDIKMLMNYGYDSLNCFTLILCGEPHLNNTLKKPVHEALRQRVTVHYNFSGLSDSEVGQYVLHKIACAGGASSIIDHAALCAVHSHSQGSPRLVDNLMTNALTLGAQMEKKVIDTEVILASVSSQNLG, encoded by the coding sequence ATGTTCCGCACTTACTATGGGCTGGCCTTCAACCCTTTTGACAAACAGATGGCCTCTGAGAAGGACCGTTTCCTCTCGAAAGACATCTCGGAGATGCTCTCACGGCTGGACTACCTCAAGGATACCAGGGGCATCGGGCTGTTCACCGCACGCCCCGGCATGGGCAAGTCCTTCGCACTGCGCTGTTTTGCCAAAAGCCTGAACCCGAATCTTTACCACATGGAGTATCTCTGCCTCTCTACCGTCAGTGTCATGGAGTTCTACCGCCAGTTCTGTTCTACGCTTGGTATAGAACCCAAAGGCGGCAAACCCGGCATGTTCCGGGCGATCCAGGAGCAGGTCCTCTATCTCTACCGTGAAAAGAAGCAGCCCCTCCTCCTTGCCATCGATGAGGCACAGTATCTCTCTACCGGCATTCTGGAGGATATCAAGATGCTCATGAATTACGGCTATGATTCCCTCAACTGCTTTACTCTCATACTCTGTGGGGAGCCCCATCTGAACAATACGCTCAAAAAGCCCGTCCATGAGGCACTGCGGCAGCGTGTTACCGTCCACTATAACTTCTCCGGGCTCTCCGATTCGGAAGTCGGGCAGTATGTCCTCCACAAGATCGCCTGTGCTGGCGGAGCTTCCTCCATTATTGACCATGCAGCCCTGTGTGCTGTCCACAGCCACTCCCAGGGCAGTCCCAGGCTTGTTGATAACCTGATGACCAACGCGCTGACACTTGGGGCACAGATGGAAAAGAAGGTCATTGATACAGAGGTCATCCTGGCTTCCGTCAGCAGCCAGAACCTCGGCTAA
- a CDS encoding DUF6618 family protein yields MEYTCILRHGSRKECWTGKLTLLRKLPGQYEAEISGRGTYFHILAGRHKYGNYLCIPNHDIGCELSDFSDIFWNEERLRSLMRKVDAVTVATALVYLPALADNI; encoded by the coding sequence ATGGAATACACCTGTATTCTCAGGCACGGTTCACGGAAAGAATGCTGGACTGGAAAACTTACGCTGCTGCGGAAACTTCCCGGCCAGTACGAAGCAGAAATCAGCGGGAGAGGGACTTACTTCCACATCCTTGCCGGGCGGCATAAATATGGGAATTACCTGTGCATCCCCAACCATGATATCGGGTGCGAATTATCTGATTTCTCCGATATCTTCTGGAACGAAGAAAGGCTCCGCAGTCTGATGCGGAAGGTAGACGCAGTAACCGTGGCCACCGCCCTGGTGTATCTGCCTGCCCTGGCTGATAATATTTGA